A window of Deltaproteobacteria bacterium contains these coding sequences:
- the tuf gene encoding elongation factor Tu (EF-Tu; promotes GTP-dependent binding of aminoacyl-tRNA to the A-site of ribosomes during protein biosynthesis; when the tRNA anticodon matches the mRNA codon, GTP hydrolysis results; the inactive EF-Tu-GDP leaves the ribosome and release of GDP is promoted by elongation factor Ts; many prokaryotes have two copies of the gene encoding EF-Tu): protein LPEGTEMVMPGDNISIDVALITPIAMEEGLRFAIREGGRTVGAGVVTKITE, encoded by the coding sequence TCTTCCCGAGGGGACCGAGATGGTCATGCCCGGCGACAACATAAGCATAGACGTGGCGCTCATAACGCCGATAGCGATGGAAGAGGGCCTGAGGTTCGCGATCCGCGAGGGCGGAAGGACGGTCGGCGCGGGCGTCGTTACCAAGATAACCGAATAA
- the rpsJ gene encoding 30S ribosomal protein S10 produces MDNQKIRIRLKAFDHRLLDKSVKEIVDTAKRTGATIKGPIPLPTRINRFTVLRSPHVDKKSREQFEIRTHKRLMDIMEPTQTTVDALMKLDLPAGVDVEIKLE; encoded by the coding sequence GTGGACAACCAGAAGATCAGGATAAGGCTTAAGGCGTTCGACCACAGGCTTCTCGACAAGTCCGTGAAGGAAATAGTTGACACCGCGAAGAGGACGGGTGCTACCATAAAGGGTCCCATACCGCTCCCGACCAGGATCAACAGGTTCACGGTCCTCAGGTCCCCGCATGTCGACAAGAAAAGCCGCGAGCAGTTCGAGATCCGCACGCACAAGCGGCTTATGGACATCATGGAGCCCACGCAGACTACGGTCGACGCTCTTATGAAGCTAGACCTTCCGGCTGGCGTGGATGTGGAGATAAAGCTCGAGTAG
- the rplC gene encoding 50S ribosomal protein L3: MIEGIVGKKIGMTHVYSEGGAMVPVTVIKTGNTVVQRKTREKDGYDAVQVGFLEKKEKRASKPLKGHFKKAGTPCFYHLTELKGAELEAYNPGTVVNAADVFKPGDWVDVSGKSKGKGFMGSMRRHHFRGGSESHGSMHNRAPGSIGSSSDPSRVFKGMKMAGHMGAANVTVQNLQVVAIRPEENVILVKGAVPGAINGVVVVKKALKKSNK; the protein is encoded by the coding sequence ATGATCGAAGGAATCGTAGGAAAGAAGATCGGAATGACCCACGTCTACTCCGAAGGGGGCGCGATGGTGCCTGTTACGGTCATAAAGACCGGCAACACCGTCGTGCAGAGAAAGACCAGGGAAAAGGACGGGTACGACGCGGTACAGGTAGGCTTCCTGGAGAAGAAGGAGAAGAGGGCGAGCAAGCCCCTCAAGGGCCACTTCAAGAAGGCCGGCACCCCGTGCTTCTATCACCTCACAGAGCTTAAGGGCGCCGAGCTCGAAGCATACAATCCTGGCACCGTCGTCAACGCAGCCGATGTCTTCAAGCCCGGCGACTGGGTGGACGTATCCGGGAAATCCAAGGGTAAGGGCTTCATGGGCTCCATGAGGCGGCACCACTTCAGGGGCGGCTCCGAGTCCCACGGCTCCATGCACAACAGGGCCCCTGGCTCCATTGGATCGAGTTCTGATCCGTCTCGCGTCTTCAAGGGAATGAAGATGGCCGGCCACATGGGCGCGGCGAACGTCACAGTGCAGAACCTTCAGGTCGTCGCCATAAGGCCCGAGGAGAACGTCATCCTGGTAAAGGGCGCGGTCCCTGGGGCGATCAATGGCGTGGTTGTAGTAAAAAAGGCGCTCAAAAAGAGCAATAAATAG
- the rplD gene encoding 50S ribosomal protein L4 has protein sequence MNVEVLDTNGSKISELALNDEVFSGEVKEHLFYEVVKMQLANRRSGTASTKTKGEVSGGGIKPWKQKGTGRARSGSNRSPVWRHGGTVFGPHPRDYSYKLPKKVMKEALKNALRLRLQEGRLKVLSNIELAEPKTKTALDLLKKQGLQNALIVVDGPNRNLELAVRNLKDFQVQMAGGLNVYDILSYDNLVMTRGALEKVEALVQ, from the coding sequence ATGAACGTAGAGGTTCTGGACACGAACGGCTCAAAAATCTCCGAGCTGGCCCTTAATGACGAGGTCTTCTCGGGAGAGGTCAAAGAGCACCTCTTTTATGAGGTCGTGAAGATGCAGCTCGCCAACAGGCGCTCGGGCACCGCCTCGACCAAGACCAAGGGAGAGGTAAGCGGCGGCGGCATAAAGCCCTGGAAGCAGAAAGGCACAGGCCGGGCAAGATCGGGCTCGAACAGGTCGCCCGTCTGGAGGCACGGCGGCACCGTATTCGGCCCGCATCCGAGGGACTATTCCTACAAGCTCCCGAAGAAGGTCATGAAAGAGGCCTTGAAGAACGCGCTCCGGCTCAGGCTTCAGGAGGGCAGGCTCAAGGTGCTTTCCAACATAGAGCTTGCCGAGCCGAAGACGAAGACGGCCCTGGACCTCCTTAAGAAGCAGGGGCTTCAGAACGCACTGATCGTCGTCGACGGCCCGAACAGGAACCTCGAGCTCGCGGTAAGGAACCTGAAAGATTTCCAGGTGCAGATGGCGGGCGGGCTTAACGTCTACGACATACTGAGCTATGACAACCTGGTGATGACCAGGGGCGCGCTCGAGAAAGTAGAGGCGTTGGTGCAATGA
- a CDS encoding 50S ribosomal protein L23, whose translation MKNHYSILKSPVITEKSTAAAADGKVVFWVDVNATKKDIKEAVESIFKVKVLDVNTHRLAGKIKRMGKYAGQRPTRKKAYLKLREGDRIEIFEGV comes from the coding sequence ATGAAAAACCATTATTCCATACTCAAGTCGCCGGTCATAACCGAGAAGAGCACTGCTGCCGCAGCCGACGGAAAGGTCGTCTTCTGGGTGGACGTGAACGCCACCAAGAAGGACATAAAGGAGGCGGTCGAGAGCATATTCAAGGTAAAGGTGCTCGACGTCAACACGCACAGGCTCGCGGGCAAGATAAAGCGCATGGGAAAGTACGCGGGGCAGAGGCCCACCCGGAAGAAGGCGTACTTAAAGTTACGCGAGGGCGACCGGATAGAGATATTCGAGGGCGTTTAA